One window from the genome of Thermococcus siculi encodes:
- a CDS encoding FecCD family ABC transporter permease — translation MDYEGYVRRKVLIGLFLLLSILLVSLYSLSRGSYHLSLQEVLEALIGNGTEAAALVVWKVRLPRIVAGLLVGGALAVAGAVMQGFLRNPLATPFTMGVSHGAMFGASLAIILGAGYAESSGRISLNNPYAVVLFAFMGAMAAVGVILLLARLRGLSPEAIILAGVAMSSLFVALTTLVQYFADELQLAAMVYWSFGDLGRATWRENAIMLLVFVPVFVYFVVRRWDLNASAAGEEVAKSVGVDVERVRLVSTFLAALITAVGVAFVGVIGFIGLIAPHAIRLVAGGDYRFLVPLSALAGALLLVTADTVARLVLAPMILPVGIVTSFLGAPAFIYLLVRLEGRR, via the coding sequence ACGAGGGGTACGTCAGGAGGAAGGTCCTCATAGGTTTATTTTTACTCCTCTCAATCCTCCTGGTTAGCCTGTACTCCCTCTCAAGGGGATCCTACCATCTCTCGCTCCAAGAGGTTCTTGAGGCTCTAATCGGGAACGGCACCGAGGCCGCGGCCCTCGTCGTGTGGAAGGTTCGCCTGCCTCGCATAGTGGCCGGTCTCCTGGTTGGGGGCGCTCTTGCGGTTGCGGGGGCGGTTATGCAGGGCTTCCTGAGGAACCCGCTGGCGACGCCATTCACGATGGGCGTTTCTCACGGGGCGATGTTCGGGGCTTCCCTCGCGATAATCCTCGGCGCCGGCTACGCGGAAAGCTCCGGCAGGATATCCCTGAACAACCCCTACGCGGTGGTGCTGTTCGCTTTCATGGGCGCCATGGCCGCGGTGGGCGTAATTCTTCTCCTCGCGAGGCTCAGGGGGCTTTCTCCAGAGGCCATAATCCTCGCGGGAGTGGCGATGAGTTCCCTCTTCGTTGCCCTCACCACCCTCGTCCAGTACTTCGCGGACGAGCTTCAGCTCGCCGCCATGGTTTACTGGAGCTTCGGCGACCTCGGGAGGGCCACGTGGCGTGAGAACGCCATAATGCTCCTCGTCTTTGTCCCGGTGTTCGTCTACTTCGTCGTGAGGAGGTGGGATTTGAACGCGTCAGCCGCAGGTGAGGAAGTTGCAAAAAGCGTCGGGGTGGATGTCGAGAGGGTCCGTTTGGTATCCACGTTCCTCGCGGCGCTCATAACCGCCGTGGGCGTCGCCTTCGTTGGAGTCATAGGCTTCATCGGCCTCATAGCCCCCCACGCGATAAGGCTCGTTGCGGGGGGCGACTACCGCTTCCTGGTGCCCCTCTCAGCACTGGCCGGAGCGCTCCTCCTGGTCACCGCTGATACAGTAGCGAGACTCGTCCTCGCGCCCATGATACTTCCCGTTGGTATAGTGACGTCCTTCCTGGGCGCCCCTGCGTTCATATACCTCCTTGTGAGGCTGGAGGGAAGGAGATGA
- a CDS encoding ABC transporter ATP-binding protein, translating into MKVIKARNLRFSYNGADVLRGVNLEVEEGEFVAILGPNGAGKSTLLKCISGVLKCEGVEIFNRPIGEYSRNELARLIAYVPQRVEPGFMTVFDTVLLGRRPYMGLRPSVRDVEAVRVALRRLGIEDLALKVTNRVSGGELQKVNIARALAQEPKILMMDEPTNNLDIKSQLEVMRIARKFSADGGTVVMVMHDINLAIRFAKRFIFLKEGKIVASGGLEVLTPGIFREIYGVDVKIEDVKGVPVVIPF; encoded by the coding sequence ATGAAGGTCATCAAAGCCAGGAACCTCAGATTCTCCTACAACGGCGCCGACGTCCTTAGAGGGGTGAACCTTGAGGTGGAGGAGGGCGAGTTCGTAGCGATCCTAGGCCCGAACGGTGCCGGTAAGAGCACGCTCCTGAAGTGCATCTCAGGGGTTCTGAAGTGCGAGGGCGTTGAGATCTTCAACAGACCGATCGGAGAGTACTCCCGGAACGAGCTGGCGAGGCTCATAGCCTACGTCCCCCAGAGGGTAGAGCCGGGCTTCATGACGGTCTTTGACACAGTCCTGCTCGGAAGGAGGCCATACATGGGACTGAGGCCTTCAGTCAGGGACGTTGAGGCCGTCAGGGTGGCACTCAGAAGGCTCGGAATAGAGGACCTCGCCCTCAAGGTCACCAACAGGGTGAGCGGCGGCGAGCTGCAGAAGGTGAACATAGCCCGGGCCTTAGCGCAGGAACCGAAAATCCTCATGATGGACGAGCCGACCAACAACCTCGATATAAAGAGCCAGCTCGAGGTGATGAGGATAGCCAGGAAGTTCTCGGCAGACGGCGGCACGGTCGTCATGGTGATGCACGACATTAACCTGGCCATCCGCTTCGCCAAGAGGTTCATCTTCCTCAAGGAGGGGAAAATAGTGGCCAGCGGCGGCCTGGAAGTCCTAACCCCCGGGATATTCAGGGAAATCTACGGGGTTGACGTCAAAATAGAGGATGTTAAGGGAGTCCCCGTGGTAATACCGTTCTGA
- a CDS encoding Mrp/NBP35 family ATP-binding protein: MTIKAPTLNIGGLGADPLTQRINEKQTKWKYKIAVLSGKGGVGKSTVAVNLAAALAKKGYFVGVLDADIHGPNVAKMLGVDKADVLAEKMEDGRFEMIPPMNDFLGQVTPIKVMSMGFLVPEDQPIIWRGSLVTKAIKQLLGDVKWGELDFMIIDFPPGTGDEILTVTQTLQLDAAVIVTTPQDVALLDTGKAVNMMKKMEVPYVAVVENMSYLICPHCGNEIDLFGKGGGRKLAEKEGVDFLGEIPIDLKAREASDAGIPIVLYEDTVAAKAFMEIVDKLVAKLEEMKGKEEQESE; this comes from the coding sequence ATGACGATCAAAGCCCCCACACTCAACATAGGCGGTCTCGGTGCGGATCCGCTCACCCAGAGGATAAACGAGAAACAGACTAAGTGGAAGTACAAGATAGCAGTCCTCAGCGGAAAGGGCGGCGTCGGAAAGAGCACTGTCGCGGTGAACCTCGCGGCGGCACTGGCCAAGAAGGGCTACTTCGTCGGCGTCCTCGATGCCGACATACACGGCCCGAACGTCGCCAAGATGCTCGGCGTTGACAAGGCGGACGTCCTCGCCGAGAAGATGGAGGACGGCAGGTTCGAGATGATACCGCCGATGAACGACTTCCTCGGACAGGTGACGCCGATAAAGGTCATGAGCATGGGCTTCCTCGTTCCAGAAGACCAGCCCATCATCTGGCGCGGCTCCCTCGTCACCAAGGCAATAAAGCAGCTCCTCGGCGACGTCAAGTGGGGCGAACTGGACTTCATGATAATCGACTTCCCGCCCGGAACCGGCGACGAGATACTCACCGTCACCCAGACACTCCAGCTCGACGCGGCAGTTATAGTCACCACTCCGCAGGACGTTGCCCTCCTCGACACCGGCAAGGCCGTCAACATGATGAAGAAGATGGAGGTGCCCTATGTAGCCGTCGTCGAGAACATGAGCTACCTCATCTGCCCGCACTGCGGCAACGAGATAGACCTCTTCGGTAAGGGCGGCGGAAGGAAGCTCGCCGAGAAGGAGGGCGTCGACTTCCTCGGCGAGATTCCCATCGACCTCAAGGCAAGGGAAGCGAGCGACGCCGGAATCCCGATAGTCCTCTACGAGGACACCGTCGCCGCGAAGGCCTTCATGGAGATCGTCGACAAGCTCGTTGCGAAGCTCGAGGAGATGAAGGGGAAGGAGGAGCAGGAATCGGAGTGA
- a CDS encoding DUF2110 family protein, with protein MEEVVILEKVYGDRSGFLKLDRKLKALLGELEVEWKLSAVKKNWVKVSLRGEDEEISANLVREELGEVPYSLKAVEEGKIYRGRFVDLGKVGYGAYVDIGIFRPRPKDALLPLYYLKETFGDMPVRQMISRFGWVDNLPVEVVATKVEFGAREVELAFSDAQLKRIRGWLEDGHDKLFVTGTVSENVEKALIQTGHGRDVKRIEELGLMETLLVLKKGTQAPGIIKEIGPHLKGTLIGAIKFQE; from the coding sequence ATGGAAGAAGTGGTTATTCTTGAGAAAGTTTACGGGGACAGGAGCGGTTTTCTTAAGCTCGACAGGAAGCTTAAGGCCCTTCTCGGGGAGCTGGAAGTTGAGTGGAAGCTCTCGGCTGTAAAGAAGAACTGGGTGAAGGTTTCGCTCAGGGGCGAGGACGAGGAGATAAGCGCCAACCTCGTCCGCGAGGAGCTTGGGGAGGTTCCCTACAGCCTCAAGGCCGTTGAGGAAGGAAAGATCTATCGCGGCCGCTTCGTCGACCTCGGAAAGGTCGGCTACGGTGCCTACGTCGACATCGGGATTTTCAGGCCGAGGCCCAAGGACGCTTTACTCCCGCTCTACTACCTGAAGGAGACCTTTGGGGACATGCCCGTAAGGCAGATGATATCCAGGTTCGGCTGGGTCGACAACCTTCCGGTTGAGGTCGTCGCAACCAAGGTCGAGTTCGGTGCCAGGGAGGTCGAGCTGGCATTCAGCGATGCCCAGCTGAAGCGCATCAGGGGCTGGCTTGAGGACGGCCATGACAAGCTCTTCGTAACCGGAACGGTGAGCGAGAACGTGGAGAAGGCACTCATACAGACGGGCCACGGAAGGGACGTGAAGAGGATAGAGGAGCTTGGCCTCATGGAGACGCTCCTCGTACTCAAGAAGGGCACCCAGGCCCCGGGCATAATCAAGGAGATAGGCCCCCACCTGAAGGGGACACTCATAGGTGCCATCAAGTTCCAGGAGTGA
- the tfe gene encoding transcription factor E, with protein sequence MARRKNKELLELAMDMGGEEAVEVIKALEKKKEATDEELAEMTEIRVNTVRKVLYMLYDQGLAEFKRIRDKETGWYYYYWRLETKRLPEILRAKKMAELKRLKEMLEEETSEIYYHCGTPGHPKLTFDEAMEYEFQCPICGQMLMQYDNTEVVEELKKRIEELEIELGLRKKPRKSKKKSD encoded by the coding sequence GTGGCAAGGCGGAAGAACAAGGAGCTCCTCGAACTCGCAATGGACATGGGCGGAGAGGAGGCCGTTGAGGTAATCAAGGCACTCGAGAAGAAGAAAGAAGCAACTGATGAAGAACTCGCAGAGATGACGGAGATACGGGTCAACACCGTCAGGAAGGTACTTTACATGCTCTACGACCAGGGGCTGGCGGAGTTCAAGCGCATAAGGGACAAGGAAACCGGCTGGTATTACTACTACTGGCGCCTTGAGACCAAGCGTCTTCCCGAGATACTCCGCGCCAAGAAGATGGCCGAGCTTAAGAGGCTCAAGGAGATGCTCGAGGAGGAGACCAGCGAGATATACTACCACTGCGGAACGCCGGGGCACCCGAAGCTGACCTTCGACGAGGCTATGGAGTACGAGTTCCAGTGCCCGATATGCGGCCAGATGCTCATGCAGTACGACAACACAGAGGTCGTCGAGGAGCTTAAGAAGCGCATCGAGGAGCTGGAGATAGAGCTGGGCCTCAGGAAGAAGCCGAGGAAGTCCAAGAAGAAGTCGGACTGA
- a CDS encoding ADP-dependent ribose-1-phosphate kinase — MEKLDVIGVGNLNYDIIMLLDRFPEFHEKVNAREAFFGLGGAAANTITWLAHFGLKTGYLGAVGRDEIGEAHISYFRRIGVDTSGIQIVDAPSGVAVAMVHGDDKRIVKYPGANLFKKPDFGYLSRAKHIHMSSNPLELIEKIVNFASGRGITVSLDIGEAPLSKEVEGKVDYLMMNEDEYRRKYGSLDLSLSRAKNLVVTLNGGGAMVRDENGNVSEIRGLSAEVVDSTGAGDSFDAGVIYGVLNGWTLEDSARLGMLLAYLTVQRVGARSAVVALDEVKGIAEEMNFELPF, encoded by the coding sequence ATGGAAAAGCTCGACGTTATAGGCGTTGGAAACCTCAACTACGACATCATCATGCTCTTGGACAGGTTTCCGGAGTTCCACGAGAAGGTGAATGCAAGGGAAGCTTTCTTTGGCCTCGGGGGGGCCGCGGCAAACACGATAACCTGGCTCGCGCACTTTGGACTTAAGACGGGCTATCTCGGCGCAGTCGGGAGGGACGAGATAGGCGAGGCCCACATCTCGTACTTCAGGAGGATAGGCGTTGACACCTCCGGCATTCAAATCGTCGATGCCCCCTCCGGTGTGGCGGTGGCTATGGTTCACGGCGACGACAAGAGGATAGTCAAGTACCCGGGCGCGAACCTCTTCAAAAAGCCCGATTTTGGCTACCTCTCGCGGGCTAAGCACATCCACATGTCCTCCAATCCGCTGGAGCTTATCGAGAAGATCGTCAACTTTGCCAGCGGGCGGGGCATAACGGTTTCCCTCGACATCGGAGAAGCCCCTCTATCGAAGGAAGTCGAGGGGAAGGTGGACTACCTCATGATGAACGAGGACGAGTACCGGAGGAAGTACGGCTCCCTCGACCTCTCCCTCTCGAGGGCCAAGAACCTCGTCGTTACCCTCAATGGAGGAGGGGCGATGGTGAGGGACGAGAATGGAAACGTCAGCGAGATAAGGGGGCTGAGCGCAGAGGTGGTCGATTCCACGGGCGCTGGAGACTCCTTCGATGCGGGGGTTATCTACGGCGTCCTGAACGGCTGGACTCTGGAAGACTCCGCCAGGCTCGGCATGCTCCTCGCCTATCTAACGGTCCAGAGGGTCGGTGCCAGGAGCGCGGTCGTTGCCCTCGATGAGGTGAAGGGGATTGCGGAAGAGATGAACTTTGAGCTTCCTTTCTGA
- a CDS encoding regulator of amino acid metabolism, contains ACT domain protein: MMLILEAYFKNYPARKKVAEFLFENGLSVKNGKIYLRDVEVPISELARIIGVNRKIVYHTIEYIEKTYPLKLIFEKLNPLPSLIDVAPLMGWEVLEIELDKEKYLRGFSEVLRLLYENGVPVMEVFSRNLREEPSKLYIVIDGTLPVEVFVRVKEMEGFRKLILHTPEKDKEKFVCNYCEVKYCPKRILIEKMASL, from the coding sequence ATGATGCTCATACTTGAGGCCTACTTCAAGAACTATCCGGCTAGGAAGAAGGTGGCCGAGTTCCTCTTTGAGAACGGTCTCAGCGTCAAGAACGGCAAGATATACCTCAGGGACGTCGAGGTTCCCATAAGCGAGCTAGCCAGGATAATCGGCGTCAACAGGAAGATAGTCTATCACACCATCGAGTACATCGAGAAGACCTACCCCCTCAAGCTCATCTTCGAGAAGCTCAACCCGCTGCCGAGCCTGATCGACGTCGCCCCGCTGATGGGCTGGGAGGTTCTGGAGATAGAGCTTGACAAGGAAAAGTACCTCCGGGGCTTCTCCGAGGTTCTGAGACTTCTCTACGAGAACGGTGTTCCCGTGATGGAGGTCTTCAGCAGGAACCTCCGCGAGGAACCGAGCAAGCTCTACATCGTCATCGACGGAACGCTCCCTGTGGAGGTCTTCGTGAGGGTAAAGGAGATGGAAGGCTTCAGGAAGCTCATCCTCCACACACCTGAAAAGGACAAGGAGAAGTTCGTCTGCAACTACTGCGAGGTCAAATACTGCCCCAAGAGGATACTGATAGAGAAGATGGCTAGCCTG